The following proteins come from a genomic window of Paenibacillus spongiae:
- a CDS encoding SDR family oxidoreductase, whose translation MPQTQQAPQRPTSFPPQHQNQMPGIEAEMNPRPQFDSPAYLPAGKLKGKVAIITGGDSGIGRAVAVAYAKEGADLAIVYLNENNDAQETKRLVEAFGIRCLLLAGDIGDPLFCKKSVDDTIRQFGKIDIVVNNAAEQHPQDTIEQITPEQLERTFKTNVFGMFYLTQAASPHLHKGATIINTTSVTAYRGSPTLLDYSATKGAMVAFTRSLSMNLNPRGIRVNAVAPGPVWTPLIPSTFDAQQVAKFGSDTPLGRCGQPDEMAPAYVYLACEDSSYMSGQVMHVNGGEIVNG comes from the coding sequence ATGCCGCAGACTCAGCAGGCGCCGCAGCGGCCGACCTCATTCCCGCCGCAGCATCAGAATCAGATGCCGGGAATCGAAGCGGAGATGAATCCCAGACCTCAATTCGACTCTCCCGCCTACCTCCCGGCCGGCAAGCTCAAAGGCAAGGTTGCCATCATTACCGGAGGGGACAGCGGCATCGGCCGGGCCGTTGCCGTAGCGTACGCCAAAGAAGGGGCCGATTTGGCCATTGTATATTTAAACGAGAATAACGATGCGCAGGAGACTAAACGGCTTGTGGAAGCGTTCGGCATCCGATGCCTGCTGTTAGCGGGCGATATCGGCGACCCCTTGTTCTGCAAGAAGTCCGTCGATGACACGATCCGGCAGTTCGGCAAGATCGACATAGTCGTCAATAATGCCGCCGAGCAGCATCCGCAGGATACCATTGAACAAATTACGCCGGAACAACTGGAACGGACGTTCAAGACGAACGTGTTCGGTATGTTCTACTTAACTCAAGCGGCGAGTCCGCATCTCCACAAAGGCGCTACTATTATTAATACCACATCCGTGACCGCCTACAGGGGCAGTCCGACTCTGCTCGATTACTCAGCGACGAAGGGCGCGATGGTCGCATTCACCCGCTCGCTGTCCATGAATTTGAACCCGAGGGGCATCCGCGTCAATGCGGTGGCGCCCGGCCCCGTGTGGACGCCGCTCATCCCCTCCACCTTCGACGCGCAGCAGGTGGCCAAATTCGGCTCGGATACGCCGCTCGGCCGATGCGGGCAGCCGGATGAAATGGCTCCTGCCTACGTCTACCTGGCATGTGAAGACTCGTCTTATATGAGTGGACAAGTCATGCATGTGAATGGCGGAGAAATCGTGAACGGGTAA